The Dokdonia sp. 4H-3-7-5 genomic interval ATAAGGTGAGTTCCTTCAGGCACCTTTGCCATCAATGTTCCTTGATGTGCTCTATTACGATTTGCGTCTTCCCAATAAAGCGAAGTTTGTATAAGACTTACTTGTAATGTTTCTGATTTCATAGTATAAAGATACATTTATGGTAGAACTTTCCATCTGTACTATCTTTACAATGAATACGTACACGCTATGCAAAACACAATTGCTCAAAGAATCTATGATTTTTTAAAACAGTTTCCACCATTTCAATTTATGGCCGAAGGTGATTTGCTGGATATTTGTAGCCAAGCTTCTGTACTTTACTTGGATAAGGATGAAGTCATTTTTAATCGTGATCAAGCTTATAATGATCGTTTTTATATCGTTCAGCAAGGGGCTATAAAACTCACTAGACCATCCAAGGATGTGATTAAGGTGGTAGACATTTGCGATGAAGGAGACCTTTTTGGTCTTAAAGTAACCTCTACAGATACTTATAGAACGACTGCTACGGCAAAGGAAGAGACGATACTCTATACATTACCTATGGAGGAGTTTTCCGCTTTCGCGAAAGCGAACAAAGCCATTTCAAACTACCTTATCGCTAGCTTTGCATCAAACATAAAAGATCCATATACCTTACAGCAAAGTGGCTCTTTACTGAACACCTATGAGCCCGAACGTAGCGCACATTTATTAGGGTTAGAACAAGCACGATATAGCACATCTATCATCACTTGCTCTCCAGAAACTTCCATACAAGAAGCAGCAAGATTGATGCAACAACATCGTATAGGATGTTTAGTAATTACAGTCAATGCAGTTCCAGTAGGTGTTCTCACAAATCGAGAATTGCGCAATGCTATTGCAAATAATATTATCTCTAGTGATCACGTAGTAGGTGATGCAATGATTACTCAGGTTGTCTGTGCCGTTACAAAAGTAACCGTAGCTCAAGCGCAACTTATACTCCTCAAAAATGGAATAAGTCATCTCATAATTACCGAGGACGGTACAGCTAGCACAAAGGTAGTAGGTCTGTTAAGTAAACATGATATTGTGGTAGCTTACGGTAACAGTCCCGCCGAACTCGTAAAGGAAATAAAACGAGCAAAAAAAACCAAAATGCTACGATTTACTTGGGAAAAAGCAACACTTCTTCTTGGGCGCTACCTAGACCAAAACTTACCTATATCACATATTCTTAATATTTTTTCTGAGCTTAAAGATGCTCTCATGCAACGCACTATGGAGCTCTCATTAAGTAAGATGGCACATAATCCTCCAGTATCATTTACATGGCTTGCATTAGGAAGTCAAGGTCGAGAGGAGCAATTACTCTATACAGATCAAGATAACGCTCTTATTTATGAGGATGTGTCACCAGAAACTAATGAGGCGACTAAAAATTACTTTCTGCATCTAGCAAATAGGATGAATAAACGCCTTCATAAAATAGGTTATGATTACTGCCCTGCAGATATGATGGGAAGTAATCCGCTATACTGTTTATCACTTTCTGAATGGAAAGCGCAGTTTTCTACATGGGTTAAAGATCCATCTCCAGAAAGCATGTTGCTATCGGGAATATTCTTTGACTATAGAATGGTCTATGGAACTCAGGAATTAGTAGGAGAACTTACCGCCTCTATTTATGACCAGCTATCTACATCTTCTGTCTTTTTTAGATTTATGGCAAAGGATGCACTTAAAAACCCGCCGCCGGTGAGTTTCTTTCGCAACTTTCTTGTGGAGTCAGATGGTGCACATAAAGATGAATTTGATATAAAAAACCGAGCTATGGCTCCATTAATAAGTGGCGCCAGAGTGCTTTCTCTTTACCATAACCTACGCAACATAAATCATACCTCAGAACGTTTTGAAAAGCTTGCAGAGCTAGAACCTCAAAACAAAGAACTCTTTGAAAGCTGCGCATACGCATTTAAAGCACTTCTTAAATTTAGAGTCAAACAAGGGTTGCGCAACGATGATAGCGGCCGCTTCATTAAACTAGCAGATTTATCTAAAGAGGAACGTCTCAAACTAAAACGATGCTTTAAGCCACTGCGCGATTTACAAGAAGTGGTACGTGTACGCTTTCAAACTCAAAATTTGAGCTAGATGGGATTATTTACTACATCACCTCAAAGAGATTATCCTTCCTTCTGGACACAGTATCTTGCTGCTTTTGCTCAGGAGAGAAGTCAGGCAGGCTTTTTAGGTAGTACTCTAGATGGAAAAAAGCTTCATACCACTCGTTTTGTAGTATTTGACACCGAAACTACGGGTTTACATTATAAAGAAGATCGTATTCTATCTATAGGAGCGGTAACCGTGATTAATAATGAGATTTCTATAGCACAGAGCTTAGAGCTATACCTCAAACAAGATATATACAAGCCTGAAAGTGCAAAAATACACGGCATCCTCCGCAATGGAAGTTATGAGCAAGTAAATGAACAAGAGGCCATAGAAAAGTGCTTAGAGTTTATAGGAACAGATATTCTCATAGGGCACCACATAGGTTTTGACGTTGCAGTAATTAATTCAGCCCTCAAACGTGCTCAGCTGGGAAAATTAAAAAACAGAGTACTCGATACAGAAACGTTGTACAAAAGACTTGTGCATCCTATAAACAGACCTTTACAAGAAAAAAGGTACACGCTAGATGAACTTGCCGAGGCTCTCAAAATCCCTTTGCACGATAGACATACCTCTGCCGGAGATGCGCTTATTACAGCCATTGCTTTCATAAAAATCGTAAAGCGATTAAACAGCGATGGGTCACTTACCGTTAAACAATTATTCAGAAAAAACTAAATGATTACAAAAGACACACTTTTCGTTTTTGATATTGATGGAACACTTACAGATAGTATCCCAACATATCTCCCTGTTATAACCAAAGTTCTAGCAGATATAGGACTTCAAGATATAGACACCGATTATGACAACTATCTACACCATACAGATCTGTATGCGCTAGAATATAATTACGAGCGTACTTTTAACAAGAAAGCTCCAGCCAACTTAAGATATGAGCTAGATCATTTATTAGGCGAAGAATTATCTAAATGTAACCCTGTGAGTGAAATCCCAGGGGCGCGTTCGTTATTATTAAAATTGCAAGAAATGCATATTCCATTTGCTTATGGAACGGGTGCTTTTCCAAAAGCTACTGCTATAAAAATGGAGGGCTCTCAAGTTCCTTTTATTCCTGAAGTGCTTGCAACTTCGTTACATAATATTTCTCGAGTGGGGTTTGTAAAAGAAGCAATACAGAAGTCTGAAGAATATTACAATAGAACGTCCTTTGATAATATCATTGCTGTAGGTGATGGGCTTTGGGATTTAAAAGCCGCACAAGAACTCGATATTTCGTTTTTGGGTATAGGCACAAAAAATCGTGAAGCGATGCTAGATAATGGCTGTAAGAATTGGGTAGAAGATTATAGAAAATTTGACCTAAACTCACTAAAGTAAGATGTGAAAACTATTTATGCTTGAGACTGTTTTTGACGGGTCACATTTTCGCGAAAGCGGCATAGCAGCAACAAATCTATTTTTCCTCTAAGATTTCCATCAGGTTTGTAGATCCTTGCATTTTTGCATGATCAAAAGCGGTGTTACCTTTTTCATCTTTATGAGACAAGTTGGCACCATTTTCAATAAGCATTTGTGCTATTTCTGACTGCGCAAAAGTAGCTGCATAAATGAGGGCTGTAGCATGATTAAGATTAACAGCATTTACATCTGCCCCACTCTCGATAAGTAGTTTTGCAATTACTGGGTATCCTTTAAAACAAACACCCATAAGCGCAGTGTTACCAGAACTATCCTTTGCATTAAGATCTGGCTTTTGCTTTAAAATAGCCTCGCTTATGTCCTGATTTCCGTAGTAAGTGGCAAGTAATAAAGGGGTAGAACCGCGTTGATCTTTAATATTTACAAGTTCTGGATGAGCAGTAATAATTGCTTGCACCATCTCTAGATCTCCGTTGCGTATTGCGTCAAATAATTTGTCATTCATAACTTACAGTCTATACTTTGTGAAGCACCTTACCTACTTGCTCCGAAAACATAAAGATAAAAACAAAAATGATATACTCAGTTTTATTTAACGTCTCTTGATAGAATTGATATTTATATGTTGCTATAGCTGTTTAATTAATTGTTAATTATAATTATCTTAAGACCTCTACTAGGCCTTAAAAAGTACTTTAGGGTCATAAAACACTAACTACTATGAGTAATACTGCACTTTCTAACTGGCTTGAAAAAGATAATATAGCATCTACCGCTACTCGCGGAGTGATTGCTGGAGTATTAGGTGGTCTAGCAGGTACCATTGTTAAAAGCGCTATAGAACGAGTATTACCAGTAAGACAACCCAATACTGAGAGTGCACAACTTAAGCTAGTAGATAACATCTCTGAGAAGCTTACCGGAGAACCTGTGAGCACATCAAATCGTGATCTCGCAGAACAATTAGTTAATATCCCTATTGGCCTTACATTAGGAGCTAGTTTAGGCTATGCAAAGCGTGATAGACCAGAAACCAACCTTGTAGAGGGAGCGCTCTTTGGAACTACGGCATATCTAGCAACACATGAAACCTCACTACCATTAATGGGTCTAGAAGACGAGCCTAAAGATATACCAGTAAAATTACAAGCAAATGAATTTCTTGCACATGTAGCCTTTGGGGTTACAGCAGAGCTTATACGTGGATGGGTTGCTCGTAAACTAGACGACTAGATACTAGTTAAAATTTCGGCAGCTTTTTTGAGTGTTTCGTCATCTTTGGCAACACAAAATCGTAGCATTTTAAAATCTTCTTGATCCACATTAAATACCGACGTTGGTATAGACGCTAGTTTATAGTCTATGGTTAACGCTTTCGCGAAAGCGGTATCACTCTCATTAGTAATAGCAGAATAATCCAGCATCTGAAAGTAGGTGCCTGCGGCAGGCTTTGCTGTAAATCGCGAACCTTCAATTAGGTTTAAAAACAAATCTCTTTTCTGCTGATAAAAATCGTTGAGTTCTAGATAATGACTAGGCTCCTTGAGGTACTGAGCAAAGGCTTTTTGTGATGGATGGTGTACAGAAAACACATTAAACTGATGTACTTTTTGAAACTCTGCCATCAACTCTTTTGGAGCAACTGTATATCCCATTTTCCATCCTGTGTTATGAAAAGTCTTCCCAAAGGATGCCGTAATAAAACTGCGTGCTCTTAATGCTGGGTAACGAGCCACACTCTCATGACGCTTGCCATCAAAGACTATATGCTCATACACCTCATCACTCAATAATATTATATCTGTACCTTCAAGAATGCGCTCTAACTCCAGCATATCTTCTTTATCAAGAATAGTACCCGTAGGATTGTGCGGAGTATTAATGAATATCATTTTAGTCTTAGGCGTGATAGCATCTTCCACCGATTTCCAGTTTACTTTATAATCTGGTGCTTTGAGTTGGATAGGGACTACTTTACCGCCATTTACAATTACTGCAGGCTCATAACAATCATAAGCTGGCTTTAATATAATTACTTCATCATCTGTACGTATAAAAGCAGATACGATTGTGTAAATAGCTTGGGTAGCTCCAGCAGTTACTGTAACTTCTGTCTCAGGATGATAATCACTTCCATATAAGGTATTGAGCTTTTGAGTGATTTGTTCTCGCAAGCTGTAAACACCTTGCATAGGAGCATACTGATTATACCCATCACTCATTGCTTTCGTAACTAGCTGTTGCAGTTTTGGATCACTATCAAAGCCCGGAAATCCTTGTGCAAGATTAATGGCTTGATGTTCGTGAGCCATCTTACTCATCACCGTAAAAATGGTAGTACTAACGTCAGGAAGTTTTGAATGAAAGTGCATGTATTATCTTTGGATTAAAGATAAGGCATCTCAAAAGATTACATACAAATTTTGTAGTATAGGACTCTTAAGTCCGCACAAGGCACTACATTATTTACCCATTTCTTGAGCGGTCTTCTCTAGTTCTGTATACCACTCTTCTCCAAATTTACGTATCAATGCATCTTTAGTAAATTTATAAACAGGCACAGATAGTTCTTTCCCTAGAGAACAAGCATCACTACAGATAGGCCAGCGATGATAATTTACTGCCGAAAATGAGCTGTATTTTTGCACACGAATAGGGTACAAATGGCAAGAAATAGGTTTGCGCCACGACACTTCACCAGCATTGTAAGCATCCTCTATACCGCAGCTTGCCCATCCTTTATCATTGAAGGTCACATAAGCACACTCGGCTCCATTTACCAGTGGTGTCTCTAGCTCACCGTCACGCACAATACTCGTTCCTTGCTCCTCAATTGCCGCAATTCCTTCTGGACGTAGAAAAGGCTTTACTTTATCGTAAATATCTGCCATGATGGTAACCTCATCTTCTTCAAGTGGCGCGCCAGCTTCACCTGCGATGCAGCACTCTCCTTTACAAGCATTAAGATTACAGACAAAATCTTTTTCGATAATGTCTTCAGAAACGATGGTTTTTTTGAGTTGGAACATAGTTGGGCAAAGATACTTGGAAAGTATGAAGTAAGAATGTGTGAGTAGCGAGATTATTAATGGTTATATAAAATTACGCTTTCGCGAAAGCGTAGCATCTCACATTAACTACTCTGCATACATCTTATCAATAAGTGCTTTGTATTTTTTCTGAACTATTTTTCTTTTAATTTTTAAGGTAGGCGTTATTTCCCCTTCTTCTATACTGAACTCACGAGGAAGCAGCGTAAACTTTTTTATCTTCTCAAAAGCTGAGAATTCTTGCTGTAGCTCGTCAAAACGTTTTTCAAAAAGTGCTACAACCTTATTGTCCTTAATGAGCTCTTCCATACTCTCAAATGAGATATTGTGCTCATTTGCATACTTCTTCAAATTCTCAAAATTAGGAACCGCAAGTGCTGTTACATATTTTTGCTGATCTCCAATTACTGCAAGTTGCTCAATAAGCGAATCACTGATAAGCGCTGTTTCTAATTTTTGAGGAGCTATATATTTACCTCCAGATGTTTTCATTAAATCCTTGATTCTATCTGTGATGTATAGATTTCCATGCTCATCTAGTCTTCCTGCATCACCTGTACAAAACCATCCGTCCTTAAAAACCTGAGCTGTTGCTTCTGGCTTTTTATAGTAGCCTTGCATGACTCCAGGGCCTTTTACAAGGATTTCATCATTATCTCCTATTTTAATCTCAGTACCTTCTATGCTTTTTCCAGCAGAGTTGAATTCAAAATTTGTGTATCCAAATAAAGATACTGTTGCGGTCGTTTCTGTGAGTCCGTAGCCACATTTTACATCAAGACCAAAGGAGTGAAAAAATGAAACCATATCTGCCGCAAGTGGCGCTCCACCACAAGGCATAAATTTAATACGCCCTCCAAAGAGTGCACGCAACTTGCTCAATACAATCTTATCGGCAATTTTATATTTTAGATTTAGTCCTAGTGGCACTTTTTTCTCAAGCCTTTGGTGCTGATTATAGTAGTTATCACCTACACTTAGTGCCCAGCTTGCAAGTTTCTGCTTTGTAGGCGTAGCCTCCTTTGTTTTCGCTTGTATAGCTGCATAAATTTTTTCAAAAATACGAGGCACTGTACACATCACCGTTGGTCGCACTTCTTTGAGAACCTCTGCAATTTTCTTTGGATCTTGATTAAAATACACTTCAATCCCCATGTGCAAACAGAAAAACACCCAACTACGCTCAAAAATATGACTGAGTGGTAAAAAGCTTAATGACACATCTTGATCTGATATATCAAGTTCATATTTATGCGCTGCAAGAGAAGCTCCTATATTAGCATGGCCTATCATCACACCTTTAGGTTCTCCAGTGGTTCCTGAAGTATAGATAATACTTGCTAGATCTTTTACATCAAGGTCTTGCTGTCTTTTTAAATAGATGTCTTCAATTTCTTGGGTAGGGCTAGTAGCAACAAAGTCTTCTAAATACATAGAAGAAACAGAGGGTTGTAACTTAATGGTATCTGTAAGAGCTACAATAAGCTTTAAGTATGAAGAGCTTTCTAGAAGTTCATAAGCCTGATCGTATTCATGCTGATTACCCACAAAAAGCAAGCTTACCTCAGCATCATTTATCACATAGTCTACTTCCTTTGTAGAGCATGTTGCATAGATAGGTACCGTTACTGCTCTTATGCTCATTATCGCAAGGTCTGCAATAATCCAGTTAGGCATATTTTCGGCAAAAATGGCTACGTTATGCTGTGTTTCAACACCAAACTGCAGTAAACCTTTGGCAAGATTTTCAACACGGTAATACATATTTTTCCAGCTTATACCTTCCCAAGTATTAAGTGTCTCATTCTTTACATAAAGCGCATTCTTGTTTTCAAAGCATAGCGCATTTTCCTTGACATTTACTACTAGATGTTTGTAATCCATAAACTGTAATTAATTACGATATTTAATCATTGAGGTTTTCCAAAATTAAACATTAATAGACCGTTTCTTCTTTTATTGGCCTTAGTAGCGTATAATAACACGCTTTTATTAACCTCTGTTAATAGAAGTGAAGCATCCTAGCAGAAAACCTTATATTTATCTACCATACGGTTGTATTTAACACAGCAACAATTCTTAAAATCGTCTTCTATGAAACTCTGGCCTCTCTGTCTCTTATTTACTGCTTTTATAGGTGTTGCTCAACCTCCCGTAGATGCACTTATAGATCAAAATCTCAAGAAAACTCTTATTGAACACAAAGCCTTTGTGAGCATTCCTAACTTGCCTTCAAACCCGGCTTTAATGCTAGAAAATATTGCCTTTGTAGAAGAGCGTTACAAGGCGCTAGATTTCACAACTAGCTTACTAGAAACTAGTACGCTCCCTATTCTTCTCGTAGAGAAAGAGTACAACCCAAATTACAAAACAGTACTCTTTTATGTTCATATAGATGGACAGGCAGTAAACCCTGCAACATGGGATCAAGAAGACCCTTTCACTCCTGTACTCAAGGTGAAAAACAGCTCTGGGGATTATAAAGCGATTTCTTGGGATCACCTAGACACTAAAATTGATAATGACTGGCGTATTTTTGGCCGAGCCGCTGCAGATGATAAGGCACCTATCATGATGTTTATTACTGCGCTACAACTTTTAAAAGAGCAACAAAAAGAACCTACTTTTAATATCAAGGTGATTTTTGATCCCGAAGAGGAATATAACTCGACTGCTTTACTTTCTACTCTAGACACTTATAAAAGTAGATATGCTGCAGATTATTTTGTGGTAATGGATGGTCCTGCTCATGATTCTAATAAGCCCACACTTACCTTTGGCTGTAGAGGAATTGCCACTGCTGCAATCACCACCTACGGTGCCCGCCTACCTCAACATAGTGGTCATTATGGCAACTATGCACCTAACCCAGTTTTTAGACTTGCAAACCTACTAACTACAATGAAAGATGATGATGGAAAAGTCTTAATAGAAAATTATTATGATGGAATTACCATTACTCCAGAAACGGCTCAAGTACTCTCTTCTGTACCTTTTGACGCAACTGATTTTAATAAAAAATTAGGTGTTCACACCGCCGAAAAAGTTGGAAACTCATATCAAGAAGCGCTGCAATTTCCTTCTCTTAACGTTAGACAAATAGGGACCTCGTGGACAGGTGAAGGTCTCAAAACGGTAGTTCCAGAGTATGCCATTGCAAACCTTGACATACGCCTTGTTCCAGAAACAGATGGTGATGCACAACTAGAAAAGATTAAAAAGCACATCACTAAACAAGGTTATCACCTTATAGATCGAGCACCCACGGAGGAGGAAAGACTTGCTTATCCTAAAATAGCCACGTTTACAGGTAAAACTTCTGTAAATGCATTTAGAACAGATCCAGATGATGCTTTTGGCAAAAAAATGAGGAAAGCACTATCACAATCTTTTGGTGAAGAACCTATTACAATTAGAATGATGGGTGGCACCGTGCCTATTGTTCCCGTGATTAAAGCGCTAGATGTTCCTACAGTTATACTTCCGCTGGTTAATATGGATAACAATCAGCACAATCCTAATGAGAATATACGCATAGGGAATATTAGACAAGGTATTAAGGTATGTCTAGCATTACTTGAAACAGCTTTTTAGGAAGGTTTTTGTGTTGTTACGCTTTCGCGAAAGCATACTAATATGCACAACTGCATCCTTTAAAATTTAGAGCTATTTACCACATTATTGAAGAAATATTGCATAAAAAGCAAAACGTCCAACTTATAACAAGTTGGACGTTTTTATTGTATACTTACGCTTTCGCGAAAGCGTGATTTATTTACTTAATATCAAAACGATCTGCGTTCATGACTTTAGTAAATGCCTTGATAAAGTCGGCTACGAAACGTTCTTCACCATCATTTGCTCCATAAACCTCAGCAATTGCTCTAAGCTCTGTGTTTGATCCAAAAATTAGATCTGCACGAGATCCTGTAAACTTCATCTCTCCAGTACGACGGTCACTTCCTGAGAATAATGTCTCATCAGAAGAAAGTTCCTTCCAAGTGTATGTAAAGTCTAGTATGTTTGTAAAGAAGTCGTTTGATAACTGTCCAGGTCGATCTGTAAAGACACCTACTTTAGTACCGTTATAGTTTGTACCTAATACACGTAAACCTCCTACAAGCACTGTCATTTCTGGAATAGAGAGTCCTAGTAATTGTGCACGATCAATAAGCATTGCTTCGGCAGCTGTTGCTTTTTGTGTATGACTCACATAGTTTCTAAAACCATCTGCTTTAGGCTCAAGATAACCAAAGCTATCTACATCTGTTTGTTCTTGTGTTGCATCTGTGCGTCCTGGCGTAAATGGGACTATGACATCATGTCCAGCATCTTTTGCCGCCTTTTCTACTCCTACAGATCCTGCAAGAACGATAAGGTCTGCCATAGATACGTCACCATCAAAATCACTTTGGATAGCACCTAATACATTAAGCACTTTGTATAACTGCTCAGGGTTGTTTACTTCCCATCTATTTTGTGGTGCCAGGCGGATGCGTGCACCGTTTGCTCCACCACGCTTGTCAGAATTTCTAAACGTAGAAGCTGATGCCCATGCTGTAGAAACCATCTCTGATACTGTAAGTCCTGACGCTGCAATTTTTACTTTTAATGTTGCAACTTGATCATCGCTTAATGCATACCCATCATTGCTCGGTACTGGATCTTGCCATAATAACTCTTCACTAGGAACTTCTGGACCTAAATATCTCTCTATAGGTCCCATGTCACGGTGTGTTAACTTATACCATGCACGTGCAAAAGCATCTTCAAAAGCCTTGTGGTCTTTATGGAATCTCTCTGAAATCTTACGATATTCTGGATCTACTTTCAAAGCAATATCTGCCGTAGTCATCATAAGGCGCTGCTTTTTTGAAGCGTCTCCAGCTGTTGGAGCCATCTTTGCATTTGAAGATTCTGTAGGTGTCCATTGGTATGCTCCTGCTGGACTCTTGGTAAGCTCCCAGTCGTAATTTAATAGTACATCAAAATAATCTGCATCCCATTGTGTTGGGTTAGGAGTCCATGCTCCCTCTATTCCAGAAGTAATAGCATCATCAAGTACACCTGTACCATAACTATTTTTCCATCCGGTACTCATTTCTTCAATAGGAGCTCCGTGTGGCTCCGTTCCTACATAGTCGTTTGGATCTGCTGCACCATGTGCTTTACCGAAGGTGTGACCACCAGCTACTAGTGCTACTGTCTCCTCATCATTCATCGCCATACGTCCAAAAGTCTCTCTCACATTTGCAGCAGAGCCCATAGGATCTGGAACTCCGTTAGGTCCTTCTGGATTTACATATATCCATCCCATCATTACTGCTCCTAGTGGTGCTTCTAACTCTCCCTCTGCATAACGCTCATCATTTGCTCCCCATTCTGTCTCGCTTCCCCAATAAATATCTTGTTCTGGCTCCCATACGTCTTCACGTCCTCCAGCAAAACCGAAAGTTGGGAAGCCCATAGATTCTAAAGCACAGTTACCTGCGAGCACCATTAAATCTGCCCAAGAAATTTTATTTCCATATTTTTTCTTGATAGGCCATAATAATAAACGAGCCTTATC includes:
- the katG gene encoding catalase/peroxidase HPI; translation: MKNTETFDLNDESQAAKCPFMGGAHKQTSGGGTTNRDWWPNELRLNILRQNATKSDPLGGDFDYAAAFNSLDFNALKQDVLDLMTDSQDWWPADYGHYGGFMIRLAWHSAGTYRIGDGRGGASSGTQRFAPLNSWPDNGNLDKARLLLWPIKKKYGNKISWADLMVLAGNCALESMGFPTFGFAGGREDVWEPEQDIYWGSETEWGANDERYAEGELEAPLGAVMMGWIYVNPEGPNGVPDPMGSAANVRETFGRMAMNDEETVALVAGGHTFGKAHGAADPNDYVGTEPHGAPIEEMSTGWKNSYGTGVLDDAITSGIEGAWTPNPTQWDADYFDVLLNYDWELTKSPAGAYQWTPTESSNAKMAPTAGDASKKQRLMMTTADIALKVDPEYRKISERFHKDHKAFEDAFARAWYKLTHRDMGPIERYLGPEVPSEELLWQDPVPSNDGYALSDDQVATLKVKIAASGLTVSEMVSTAWASASTFRNSDKRGGANGARIRLAPQNRWEVNNPEQLYKVLNVLGAIQSDFDGDVSMADLIVLAGSVGVEKAAKDAGHDVIVPFTPGRTDATQEQTDVDSFGYLEPKADGFRNYVSHTQKATAAEAMLIDRAQLLGLSIPEMTVLVGGLRVLGTNYNGTKVGVFTDRPGQLSNDFFTNILDFTYTWKELSSDETLFSGSDRRTGEMKFTGSRADLIFGSNTELRAIAEVYGANDGEERFVADFIKAFTKVMNADRFDIK